The genomic interval TGCGAGTGCGGCGCCCACCTCGACCGGGACGGGAACGCAGCAACCAACCTCCTCATGCTCGCCGCGAGATCCGCGGAGAGCCAAGATGCCGGTGGACGTGATCTCAGACTCCGCCTCGCCTCGGCGAGCGTGGCTATCGCAGAAGAAACAGGAACCTGCCGGATCCGGCCTGCCCTTCGACCGCGGAACGTCTGTACGCAGACGGACCTTAGCCTGTAATTAGGCTGACGGAGATAAGAACTGAACCCCCGCAGGCATTGGCCAGAGGGGGTTCAGGGAATCCCTCGCTTCGGGCTGCGAGGGATTTCGGTAACTCACCACGTCGAGCGCCAGTAGCTCGGAGTTCTCGTCGACACCGTTAGTGCCATCCCAGTGGACTTCGAGCGCCCGGAGGCCCATGTTTCCCACAGTGGAGTCGAACCCATAGGAGATGTGGGCAGAAGAACCGTTCAGCGGTCTGCCGGGCTGAGAGATAAGCCCGCTTCGTTCTGAGGCGTGACCGCCATCGTCAAGCTGGCACCGGTGGACGGCGTGCCTCTGCGCTCGCGTCAAGGGGGTGTTCTCGCGCTTGTGCGCAGGGTTACCGTTGCCCGGTACGGCGAGAGGGGGCGCATTGGCGAGCGAATCGAGCGCGAGTGCGGGCCGCTACCCGCGGTTCGGGATCGAGGAGGAGTTCTTCCTGCTCGACCCCGCAGACGGGAGCCCCCGCCCCGCAGCAGGAGAAGTCATCGAGGCGATGACAGGGACTGCGCGTGAGCGCGCCACCCGCGAGTTTCTCGCCAGTCACATCGAGAGCGTCACGGGCATCTGCGAGTCCGCCGATCAGGCTCGGGACCAGCTGCTCGAGTTCCGCGCCGAACTTGCCACGGCAGCGTCAGCCGTCGATGTCATCGCCGCGGGAACCGGCACGCCGTTCGACGCGGAGACGCGACCCGTCCTCACACCGAGCGATCGCTACGCGGATCTCGCCGAACGGCACGCCTCGCTCGTCGACGACCACCAGGTGGCGGGGCTGCACGTGCACGTCGAGGTGCCCGACCCGGAGGCTGCCATCCGCGGGCTGGCCGCGCTCGCCAGCTGGCTGCCTCTGCTCAAAGCGGTGTCCGCGAACTCGCCGTGGTGGCGCGGCCGCGACACCGGTTTCGAGAGCTGGCGCTCCGTGCTGCTGCGCCGCTGGACGACATTCGGATGCCCGCCGTCCGTGTCGACCGCGGGGGAGTATGCGGCTCGCGTCGCCGCGCTGATCGGCGTCGGCGGCACGCAAGACGAGGCGACGCTGGCGTGGGATGTGCGGATCTCGTCGCGCTATCCGACGGTCGAGCTGCGGGCAGCCGACGCGCAGCTGACTGCCGACGACTCGCTCGTCGTGGTGCTCATCGCGCGCGGGCTCGTCTCTGCGGCGATCCGGCGTCCGGGGGCGGCGATCGCCTACGACCCCGAGCTCATCGATGCCGCCTGCTGGCATGCGGCGCGCTTCGGGTTCACGGAGGGGGTTATCGCCCCGGGCGGCGGTGGTCTCACCGCGATCGGCGAGGCGACGAATCGCCTGCTGGAGGCCCTCGACTGCCCGGACGACGAGCTGGGCCTGATCGAGGCGCACCTCCTCCATGCGGGCGCATCGGGTGTCGGGGCCCGCCGCCAGAGAGCGGCTGCCTCGGATGGCTGGGCGCCGCTGCGCGACCTCCTCGCCCTCGAGCTCACTCGCGAGCTCACCGCGATCTGACCCGGCATCCGCGCCGCCAGCCCGTGCGCATGCCCGTGAGGTGTCAGTTTGTGCCGCCCGGGCCTCGCGCCAGGCGGCACAAACTGACACCTCGGGGTTGCACTCGGGGTTGCACTCGGGGCTGCACTCGGGGCTGCACTCGGGGCTGCACTCGGGCCGCGCAGGGGGCGGCGGCCCCCGGATTCGCGCCCGGCCCCCGCATTTGCTGTACTCGTCACATGACCGCCTCGCCCTCTGTCGCCGTGCTGCACATCCGCACCGAGCGCCCCCACGCGCCCGAGTTCCAGAAGGAGCTCGACACCATGAACGATTCGGTGCTCGCGCAGCTCGACGAGGCCGGATGGAGCCACACCCTCACCGCCACCGCCGAGGTGGGGATGGATGAGGTGCGCGAGATCGCCCGCGCCGCGGATGCCGTGCTCGTGATGGGCGGCGAGGATGTCGCCCCCGAGTTCTACGGAGGCCCCGCCGACTACCCCGGCAAGGGTCACCACGAGCCGGAGGCCGATCGCGTCGTCTTCCAGGTGATGCACGACGCGATCGCGGAGGGCCGCCCGCTGCTCGCGATCTGCCGCGGCGTGCAGCAGCTCAACGTCGCCCTCGGCGGCACCCTGCACCAGGACATCCCGGGTCACGAACGCAAGGACGGCGACTACTTCGTCATCACACCCGTCACCGCCCTCGAGCAGACCGGGATCACGGCGATCGGCGAAGCGGGCCCCGTCATGTGCGCGCACCACCAGGCGCTCGACCAGCTGGGCGACGGGCTCCGCGTCACCGCACGCGCCTCCGATGGCACGATCGAGGCGGTCGAGCACGAGTCCGCGCCTGTCGTGGGTGTGCAGTGGCACCCCGAGCACCCGGGCGTCTCCGGCCAGCAGCTTGTGCCGTTGCTGCGCGAGGTGATGGTGCGCGCGAACGTTCTCAGCCCGGCGTGACCTCGCGCCGCCCAAGCTGGCGCGCCCAGGCGAGTCCAGCCACGAGGAGCACGGCGGCAGCGCTCACCCACACGATGTCGTACGGCAGCACGTCCACGTCGTAGCGGATCTGGTGAAGGCCCAGCACCTTGTGGTTGATGGTGCCGTCCCACAGCTGGAAGAACCCGAGCCCGGTGAGGAACCCCGCGCCCGCGAGAGGCGGGCTCCATTCGCCTCGACGGTGCGCGTCGAGCACGAGGAAGAACCCCGCCACCAGGGCCGCGAGCTCGCCCGCGTGAAGCAGCCCGTCGGTCAGCAGCCCGATGGCGGGCGTCTCGCCGTCGTAGAAGTGGTGCCACTGCAGCAGCTGGTGGAACACGATCTCGTCGATCGCGGCGATGACCGCGATCCCCAGCAGGAACGCCGCCCAGAATGACCGCGCTCGGAACGGATGGATGGTCGCTCGTGTGTCGGTCATGTCGCTCCTCCTCGAACCGTGATCGGATGTGCGGCGCGCCGCATCCGTCGTCCTTCGCTGCGGTACCACTCGGCGCCGAGCGCGACGAGCAGCACCAGATCGACGGCGTCGCCGGCGTAGAACATGAGCTGCGCCCCCGCGAGAGCCTCGCCCGACCCGACGCCTGTGGGCGGGGATGCGGCGAGCAGCTTCGCGAGCATCCCGTGCGCCGCGATCGCCGCCAGCAGCACGCCCGCGCGCACGCCGAGGGGTGAGCGGTGCGGTGCCGGGTCGACGGGAACGACGGATGCCGTGAACAGGAATCCCGCCACCAGGAAATGCGCCATCACCGCGAGGTGCACGAGCGCGCTCCGCTGCGAGAGTTCGTAGAGCGGGGTCGTGTGCAGCACCCACAGGCCGCCCAGGTTCAGCACAAGCGCGACGAACGGATTGCCGAAGATGCGCCCCAACGGCCCCCGCAGGAGGCGGGCGAGCCGCCGTGCAGGCACGACGCTGAGGGTGCGCAGCGCGAGCGTGACGGGAGCCGCCGCGACGAGCAGCACCGGCGCCGCCATTCCGACGAGCACGTGCGCGAGCGTGTGGGCGCGGAAGCTGCCGTGGGCCGCCTCCGCGAGCGGTCCCACGAATCCGCAGGCGGCCACGGTGATCCCCGCGAGCCAGAGGCCGCAACGGGACAGGGGCCACGGTGTGCCCCGGCGCGACTGCACGACGGCGGCTGCGAGGTAGGCGACCGCAGCGAAGAGAAAAGGCGCCGCGAGCACCGCGGCCATGAACCAGTCCCCGGACAGACTGGCATGGTCGTGTGGCTCTGCGGGCGAGACGAACCGCCCTGCGAACGCGTCGGTCACCTGCTCATGCTCTGTCCCGCCGTCTCTGCGTTCCAGGGGCTTGACGCGCCGGACGGGTTCCGGATTCGCGTTCGCACCGGTGATGCGCCAGGGTGAGCGCATGGCTGCTCGTGAACCCGAACCTGCATCCGCTCGCCGCATCACCCTCAACCTGACGCGCGGTCCGCTGCACGCCACGTTCGGCGTGCGCCCGACGGTCGTCATCGACGGTCGCACCGAGCCATCGCAGTGGGGAGTCGGCACCTGGCAGGTGCCCGACGATCGTCCCGTCGAGGTGACCGTGTTCCTGTTCTCGCGAGGCCTGCGGTTCGGTCGACGAACAGCTCTTCTGCATCCGGAGCACTCGCGACTCGACTACCGGGCGCCCATCCTGCCGTTCCTGCCGGCGCGGCTGATCGCCTCCGCCTGAGGCGACCACCGCAACCCCCTGCCAACAGCCAGATCGACGGCGTACCGTCGCGGGCATCCCGCCGGCACCCGTTGGCGGGGATGGGAGTGGTGACGATGAAGGCATGGCAGTTTGTGGGCACGGGTCAGCCCCTGCAGCTCAACGAGGTCCCGGAGCCGCACGCGGGCCCAGGCCAAGTGGTGGTCGATGTGAAGGCGTCGGGTGTGTGTCACTCCGATGTGTCGACGCTCGACGATCCGGGGTGGATGGCGCTGTTCCAGAACGGTCTCCCGCGCACGATGGGCCATGAGTCGGCGGGCGTCATCTCGGAGGTCGGCGAGGGGATGGATCACTGGAAGGTGGGTGACCGCGTGGGGCTCGCCCCGGTGATGAGCGACGGCGACGCGCTCGGCTACGGCAAGTGGGACGGCGGCTTCGCGCCGAAGCTGCTGGCCACCGACGACAACCTCGTGAAGCTGCCGGATGAGGTGCCGTTCGATCTCGGTGCGATGGCGACGGATGCGGGGCTCACCGCGTATCACGCGATCATGGATGTCGGTGGGGCGAAGGCGGGCATGAAGGTCGGTGTCATCGGACTCGGCGGGCTCGGCTACATCGGCGCCCGCTGTGCCGCGCTCGCGGGAGCTGAGGTGTACGGCGCGGAGATCAATCCGGCCACACGCGCGCTCGCCGACGAGATCGGCCTCGCGGGTGTCGCAGAGTCCATCGACGCTTTCACGGACAAGGGCCTCGAGCTGATCGTCGACTACGCGGGCTTCGGCACGACGACGGCGGCGGGCATCGAGGCGCTCGCCGAGTTCGGCACGTTCGTGCAGGTGGGCATGGGGCGCCTCGAGGCGACCATCAACACGTATCCGATCATCATCAACCAGCTCACGATCCGCGGGTCGAAGTCGGGTACGAAGAAGGATCTCGAGGGCATCTACGAGATCATGCGCAGCGGAAAGCTCAATCCGCCGGTCAACCACATCACGCCGGCAGAGATCCCGGAGGCGATCGACAAGCTCCGCGCGGGCGGGGTGGTGGGGCGCTTCATCGCGATGTACGACTGAACGCTCGGGGTGCGCGGCTCAGCGCTCGGGGTGCGCGGCTCAGCGCACCCCGCGCATGAGCGTGAGCACCGGCTTCGCCGCGACCCAGAGCAGGCCACCCAGGACGATCGCGATGGGGCCGAGGGTCGTGAAGTACGGCACCTCGTTATCGGGGTCGTAGAAGCGGGCGAGCCAGCCGGCGAGCGAGGTGCCGAGCGACACCGAGAGGAAGTACAGCGACACCATCTGGGTGTGGAAGCGTCTCGGTGCCAGCTTCGTCGTCACGGAGAGGCCGGGAGGTGAGATGAACAGCTCGGCGATGGTGAAGACGAGCAGGATGCCCACGATCGCGAGCAGCGGTGTGGAGTTCGCTGGGCCGTTCGCGAACGGGAGGAACAGCAGGAATGCGACGCCCATGATCATCGACCCGAGGGCGAACTTGACGGGCGCGGGGGGCTGACGGTCGCCCAGTCGCGTCCAGATCGCGGCGAAGACGCCCGAGAGGATGATCACGAAGATCGGGTTGATCGAGTTGACCCATGAGATCGGCATCTCCCACCCGAAGAGGTCGCGGTCGAGGCGCTTGTCGGAGTAGATCGTGAGCACCGTGAACTGCTGCTGGTACAGCGACCAGAAGCCCACGTTCACGATGAACAGCGGGATGAATCCGATGACGCGGGAGCGCTCGTCCGCGTTGATCTGCTTCGACCCGATGATGACCGCGAAGTAGACGACTGCGGCGACGGCGACCACGAGGATGACGACGGTCGCGAGGTTGGTGTCGCGGATGACGCCCAGCAGCACGAGCGCGACGAGCACCGCGATGCCCGCGAGGGCGATGCCGATGACGGGCCCGTAGCGGCTGCGGGGGAGGGGGTTGGCGACGGCGCGCGCCTCGTCGGGCAGCTGCTTGCGCCCGAACGAGTACTGGATGAGCCCTGCGGCCATGCCGACGGCGGCCGCACCGAAGCCCCAGTGGAAGCCGACCTCGTTCTGCAGCAGCCCGGTGATGAGCGGGCCGAAGAACGCGCCCAGGTTGATGCCGAGATAGAACAGCGAGAAGCCCGCATCGCGCCGCACGTCGCCCGGGGCGTACAGGGTGCCGACGACCGCGGTCGCGTTCGCCTTGAGTCCACCGGATCCGAGGGCGACGAGCACGAGGCCGAGGCCGAGGCCCCAGACGCTCGGCAGGATCGCGAGCGTGATGTGGCCGAGCATGATGACGATCGCCGAGTAGAACAGCGTGCGCTCCGAGCCGAGCAGGCGATCGGCGAGCCAGCCGCCGAGGATCGCGGACAGGTAGACCGTGCCGCCGTATGCGCCGACGATCCCGGTCGCGACGGACTGGTCGAGCCCGAGTCCGCCCTCCGAGACGGAGTAGTACATGTAGATGAGCAGGATCCCCTGCATGCCGTAGAAGCTGAACCGCTCCCACATCTCGACGCCGAAGATGTGCGCCAGTTCGCTCGGCTGCCCGAAGAAGCTCCTGTCTTCGCGGGCGACGGAACTGTCTGTCCGCTCACTCATGGCGCCAGGGTACGCCTGCGTTCCGCTGTCGGATAGGAGCGTTCGGACCCTCGTCGCATGTCACCCGTCCGTGGGTGTCAAGGCCTGGCGTGACCTCACCCGAGCTCGCATCATGATGGGGTGAAGGTCGCGATCTATCGAGGAGCGGCGGGAACGGTCCGTGGCTGAGCCCGTCGACGACCGCGGCGTGCGCCCTGGCCCGCTCATCATCATCGGCGGTGCCGAGGATCGTGAGGGGGAGCGCGGCATCCTGCGGGTGTTCGCCGAGCAGATCGCGGGCCGCAAGGCCGTGGTCGCGACCGTCGCGACCGAGCATCCGCACGAGTACGCCGAGATGTACGAGAAGGCATTCTCCGGGCTCGGGATCGGCGAACTCGCCGTGCTGCATCTCGACGACAGGTCGCAGGCTCTCGATCCCGAGCATGTGGCGATCCTCGACGGCGCCGCAGGCGTCTTCTTCACGGGCGGCGCCCAGTCCCGGATCAGCAGCAAGGTGAGCGACACCCCCGTTCACGATCGCATCCGCGAGCTCTGGCAGGCGGGCGGCGTCCTCGCGGGCACCTCCGCGGGGGCGTCCGTCATGAGCGACGTCATGCTGGTGGGCGGCACCGGGCGGGCATCGCATCGGATGGGCGATCTGCATCTGGCACCGGGCCTCGGGATCCTGCGCGACGTCGTGATCGATCAGCACTTCGCTGAGCGGGGGCGATTCGGCCGACTCATCGGCGTCGTCGCGCACAGCCCGCACGTGCTCGGAATCGGCATCGACGAGGACACCGCGATCGTCGCGCGGGGCGGCGAGTTCGAGGTCATCGGCTCGGGCGCTGTCTACGTCTTCGACGCCGCCCATGCGACCAGCTCGAACGTCGCCGAGGCTCGCCCCGACGATCCGGTGTCGCTGCACGATCTCACCCTTCACGTGCTCGCACGCGGCGACCGCTTCGATATGGCCTCGCGCAGACCCCAGCGCACGAGCGCGCCGCGCGCCTGACATCCCGCCACGGCAGGCGGGTCGCGGGCGCTAGGCTGACGCGAGCCGGCAACCCGAGGCACCACCTTCGCAACGACGCGAGACGCCGGCGACTGGGGGCAGCCGTGATCGACGTTCGCGAGGGCGTCTTCGTCCTGGAGACGCAGCACACCTCGTATGGGTTCGCACTCACCGAGCACGGCCACCTCGAGCACCTGCACTACGGTCCGCGGATCTCCATGCAGGATCCCGATGCGCTGCGCGTCAAGCGCACCATCCAGCATGGGTCGAGCGTCGTGTACGCGCCCCACGATCACACGTACAGCCTCGACGCGATCCCGCTCGAATACTCGGGCATCGGCCAGGGTGACTACCGTCTGTCGCCCATCGAGGTGTTCACGGCGCACGGCGCCGACACCGACGTCACGTATCGCTCGCACCGCATCATCCCCGGGATCGCGCCCGGCGCCGGCCTCCCCGTCGCCGATGGAGGAGCGGATGTCGAAACCCTTGAGATCGTGCTCGCGGATGAGCGCGCCGGCCTCGAGCTCACCCTGCTCTACACGGTGTTCCCGGATGTCGACGTCATCACCCGGCGCACGGTGCTCGTCAACACCGGTGCCGCTCCCGCCGAGATCGGAAAGCTCGCGAGCCTGCAGCTCGACCTTCCCGACCGCGGCTTCACCATCCGCACCTTCGACGGCGGATGGATCCACGAGGCGCATGCGCACGATCGCCCGGTCAGCTCGGGCGTCTTCTCGATCGGCAGCACCACGGGCGGCAGCAGCAACCGACACAACCCCGGCATCGTGCTCATCGCCGACGGCACCACCGAGGAGCACGGCTGGGCGTACGGGTTCAATCTCGTCTACTCCGGCGGCCACGAGACCTCCGTCGAGCGCGACGCGCACGGCTCCGTGCGGGTGCTCGCGGGCATCCAGCCGCAGGGTTTCCGCTGGATGCTCCAGCCGGGCGATCGCTTCGAGACGCCCGAGGCGGTGCTCGCCTTCTCGGATGCCGGGCTCGGCGGACTGAGTGACCGCATGCACCGCTTCGTGAACGCCCACATAACGCCCGCGGC from Salinibacterium sp. ZJ70 carries:
- a CDS encoding zinc ribbon domain-containing protein is translated as MHGELGKEESLGSDWVCECGAHLDRDGNAATNLLMLAARSAESQDAGGRDLRLRLASASVAIAEETGTCRIRPALRPRNVCTQTDLSL
- a CDS encoding YbdK family carboxylate-amine ligase, yielding MASESSASAGRYPRFGIEEEFFLLDPADGSPRPAAGEVIEAMTGTARERATREFLASHIESVTGICESADQARDQLLEFRAELATAASAVDVIAAGTGTPFDAETRPVLTPSDRYADLAERHASLVDDHQVAGLHVHVEVPDPEAAIRGLAALASWLPLLKAVSANSPWWRGRDTGFESWRSVLLRRWTTFGCPPSVSTAGEYAARVAALIGVGGTQDEATLAWDVRISSRYPTVELRAADAQLTADDSLVVVLIARGLVSAAIRRPGAAIAYDPELIDAACWHAARFGFTEGVIAPGGGGLTAIGEATNRLLEALDCPDDELGLIEAHLLHAGASGVGARRQRAAASDGWAPLRDLLALELTRELTAI
- a CDS encoding gamma-glutamyl-gamma-aminobutyrate hydrolase family protein, whose product is MTASPSVAVLHIRTERPHAPEFQKELDTMNDSVLAQLDEAGWSHTLTATAEVGMDEVREIARAADAVLVMGGEDVAPEFYGGPADYPGKGHHEPEADRVVFQVMHDAIAEGRPLLAICRGVQQLNVALGGTLHQDIPGHERKDGDYFVITPVTALEQTGITAIGEAGPVMCAHHQALDQLGDGLRVTARASDGTIEAVEHESAPVVGVQWHPEHPGVSGQQLVPLLREVMVRANVLSPA
- a CDS encoding DUF2243 domain-containing protein, translated to MTDTRATIHPFRARSFWAAFLLGIAVIAAIDEIVFHQLLQWHHFYDGETPAIGLLTDGLLHAGELAALVAGFFLVLDAHRRGEWSPPLAGAGFLTGLGFFQLWDGTINHKVLGLHQIRYDVDVLPYDIVWVSAAAVLLVAGLAWARQLGRREVTPG
- a CDS encoding cytochrome c oxidase assembly protein; amino-acid sequence: MTDAFAGRFVSPAEPHDHASLSGDWFMAAVLAAPFLFAAVAYLAAAVVQSRRGTPWPLSRCGLWLAGITVAACGFVGPLAEAAHGSFRAHTLAHVLVGMAAPVLLVAAAPVTLALRTLSVVPARRLARLLRGPLGRIFGNPFVALVLNLGGLWVLHTTPLYELSQRSALVHLAVMAHFLVAGFLFTASVVPVDPAPHRSPLGVRAGVLLAAIAAHGMLAKLLAASPPTGVGSGEALAGAQLMFYAGDAVDLVLLVALGAEWYRSEGRRMRRAAHPITVRGGAT
- a CDS encoding zinc-binding dehydrogenase; amino-acid sequence: MKAWQFVGTGQPLQLNEVPEPHAGPGQVVVDVKASGVCHSDVSTLDDPGWMALFQNGLPRTMGHESAGVISEVGEGMDHWKVGDRVGLAPVMSDGDALGYGKWDGGFAPKLLATDDNLVKLPDEVPFDLGAMATDAGLTAYHAIMDVGGAKAGMKVGVIGLGGLGYIGARCAALAGAEVYGAEINPATRALADEIGLAGVAESIDAFTDKGLELIVDYAGFGTTTAAGIEALAEFGTFVQVGMGRLEATINTYPIIINQLTIRGSKSGTKKDLEGIYEIMRSGKLNPPVNHITPAEIPEAIDKLRAGGVVGRFIAMYD
- a CDS encoding peptide MFS transporter, which encodes MSERTDSSVAREDRSFFGQPSELAHIFGVEMWERFSFYGMQGILLIYMYYSVSEGGLGLDQSVATGIVGAYGGTVYLSAILGGWLADRLLGSERTLFYSAIVIMLGHITLAILPSVWGLGLGLVLVALGSGGLKANATAVVGTLYAPGDVRRDAGFSLFYLGINLGAFFGPLITGLLQNEVGFHWGFGAAAVGMAAGLIQYSFGRKQLPDEARAVANPLPRSRYGPVIGIALAGIAVLVALVLLGVIRDTNLATVVILVVAVAAVVYFAVIIGSKQINADERSRVIGFIPLFIVNVGFWSLYQQQFTVLTIYSDKRLDRDLFGWEMPISWVNSINPIFVIILSGVFAAIWTRLGDRQPPAPVKFALGSMIMGVAFLLFLPFANGPANSTPLLAIVGILLVFTIAELFISPPGLSVTTKLAPRRFHTQMVSLYFLSVSLGTSLAGWLARFYDPDNEVPYFTTLGPIAIVLGGLLWVAAKPVLTLMRGVR
- a CDS encoding cyanophycinase; protein product: MAEPVDDRGVRPGPLIIIGGAEDREGERGILRVFAEQIAGRKAVVATVATEHPHEYAEMYEKAFSGLGIGELAVLHLDDRSQALDPEHVAILDGAAGVFFTGGAQSRISSKVSDTPVHDRIRELWQAGGVLAGTSAGASVMSDVMLVGGTGRASHRMGDLHLAPGLGILRDVVIDQHFAERGRFGRLIGVVAHSPHVLGIGIDEDTAIVARGGEFEVIGSGAVYVFDAAHATSSNVAEARPDDPVSLHDLTLHVLARGDRFDMASRRPQRTSAPRA